A stretch of the Mycobacterium sp. ITM-2016-00317 genome encodes the following:
- a CDS encoding extradiol dioxygenase (similar to the 3-(2,3-dihydroxyphenyl)propionate dioxygenase from E. coli), with product MPVVGGISASHAPGILGWPDDVTADEHQSVFAAYDELKRTVAEAKPDVIIAFLDDHFENHFRTLMPSVSVAVAEQHTGPGEHLLELLKFDRVHTFGGEKELAEHILRTLVAAGIDATRMGTAEFGNNLMVPMKLLRPEGDIPIIPVYLNVFTPPLITMRRAYQVGEAVRAAVADSDKRIMFWGTGGLSHWPPIWEPSRESDDFLTRMKTFQNEGRGYLERDPGLWTDIGPYEIKMAEEMGDACVNPEWDREFLELLSGGDMQALFAWTYDDIEKRGGHGGHEILNWMAVAGAMGGGPCEVLTYQPTPAWICGTGAVRYTV from the coding sequence ATGCCCGTAGTCGGCGGCATCTCCGCCTCGCACGCACCGGGCATACTCGGTTGGCCCGACGACGTCACCGCCGACGAGCATCAGTCGGTCTTCGCCGCCTACGACGAGCTCAAGCGCACCGTCGCCGAGGCGAAGCCCGATGTGATCATCGCGTTCCTGGACGACCACTTCGAGAACCACTTCCGCACTCTGATGCCGTCGGTCAGCGTCGCTGTGGCCGAACAGCACACCGGCCCCGGCGAGCACCTGCTCGAGCTGCTGAAGTTCGACCGGGTGCACACCTTCGGTGGGGAGAAGGAGCTCGCCGAGCACATCCTGCGCACGCTGGTGGCCGCCGGCATCGACGCGACCCGGATGGGTACGGCCGAGTTCGGCAACAACCTGATGGTGCCGATGAAGCTGTTGCGGCCCGAGGGCGACATCCCGATCATCCCGGTGTACCTCAACGTGTTCACTCCGCCTCTGATCACCATGCGGCGCGCCTACCAGGTGGGGGAGGCGGTGCGGGCCGCAGTCGCCGACAGCGACAAGCGAATCATGTTCTGGGGCACCGGCGGTCTGTCGCACTGGCCGCCGATCTGGGAGCCGAGCCGCGAGTCGGACGACTTCCTGACCAGGATGAAGACGTTCCAGAACGAAGGCCGCGGCTATCTCGAGCGTGACCCCGGTCTGTGGACCGACATCGGCCCCTACGAAATCAAGATGGCCGAGGAGATGGGGGACGCCTGCGTCAACCCCGAATGGGACCGGGAGTTCCTGGAACTGTTGTCCGGCGGTGACATGCAGGCCCTGTTCGCCTGGACCTACGACGACATCGAAAAGCGCGGCGGCCATGGCGGTCACGAGATCCTCAACTGGATGGCCGTCGCCGGGGCGATGGGCGGAGGGCCGTGTGAAGTGCTCACCTATCAACCCACCCCGGCCTGGATCTGCGGCACAGGCGCGGTCCGCTACACCGTCTGA
- a CDS encoding RidA family protein — protein MITYQDAPLPKFGNYSTLGIGGPGEIVVVAGQMGADADGKFPTSDGAEQVKATYDNIGIALAAAGLGFEHVVGFRTLLVGREMIPEFMKGRLDKFAEIYPSGVYPPNTILIISGLVEEAARVEIEALAVRPAAS, from the coding sequence ATGATCACCTATCAGGACGCCCCTCTCCCGAAGTTCGGCAACTACTCCACCCTGGGGATCGGGGGTCCCGGTGAGATCGTCGTGGTGGCCGGTCAGATGGGCGCGGACGCCGACGGAAAGTTCCCCACCTCTGATGGCGCCGAGCAGGTGAAGGCGACCTACGACAACATCGGTATCGCCTTGGCTGCGGCCGGCCTGGGCTTCGAGCACGTCGTCGGTTTCCGCACCCTGCTGGTCGGCCGCGAGATGATCCCGGAGTTCATGAAGGGCCGGCTGGACAAGTTCGCCGAGATCTACCCGTCCGGTGTGTATCCGCCCAACACGATCCTGATCATCTCCGGTCTGGTCGAGGAAGCTGCCCGCGTCGAGATCGAGGCACTGGCCGTGCGCCCGGCCGCGTCGTGA
- a CDS encoding ABC transporter ATP-binding protein, whose translation MSPGTAVLGVHELTVGYNGVPIVHNVSLELTAGKTACVVGPNGCGKSTLLKGLAGLVKPMGGTVDLAGRGDITAMSTAERAAAGMGYVPQIDDVFKPLTVEENIVIGGYRLSRDKVAVNKERVLELFPRLKTMLKRHAGVLSGGERKMLAMARVLMLEPKVLLLDEPTAGLTEEMATRLLDEQLAELKASGIAVLLVEQRANLAMASADWAYVLATGRVRRSGSAAELRADPSFSHIFLGGTEEAILSGAAETTKTEGEVRCS comes from the coding sequence ATGAGCCCCGGCACCGCCGTGCTCGGCGTTCACGAACTCACGGTCGGTTACAACGGCGTACCGATCGTGCACAACGTCAGCCTGGAGCTGACGGCCGGCAAGACCGCCTGTGTCGTCGGGCCCAACGGCTGCGGCAAGAGCACTCTGCTCAAGGGGCTGGCCGGCCTGGTCAAGCCGATGGGCGGCACGGTCGATCTGGCCGGACGCGGCGACATCACCGCCATGTCCACCGCCGAACGGGCGGCTGCGGGAATGGGATACGTCCCGCAGATCGACGACGTCTTCAAACCGCTGACGGTGGAGGAGAACATCGTCATCGGCGGGTACCGGCTGTCGCGGGACAAGGTCGCGGTCAACAAGGAACGCGTGCTCGAACTGTTCCCGCGGCTCAAGACCATGCTCAAGCGGCACGCCGGTGTGCTGTCGGGCGGGGAGCGCAAGATGCTCGCGATGGCGCGGGTGTTGATGCTCGAGCCGAAGGTCCTGCTCCTCGACGAGCCCACCGCGGGTCTGACCGAAGAGATGGCAACCCGGCTGCTCGATGAGCAGCTGGCCGAGCTCAAGGCCAGCGGGATCGCGGTTCTTCTCGTCGAACAGCGGGCCAATCTGGCGATGGCATCGGCAGATTGGGCCTACGTACTGGCCACCGGGCGGGTGCGCCGGTCCGGGTCGGCGGCCGAACTGCGGGCCGATCCCAGCTTTTCGCACATCTTCCTCGGCGGCACGGAGGAAGCCATTCTGTCCGGCGCTGCCGAAACCACGAAAACCGAAGGAGAAGTTCGTTGCAGTTAG
- a CDS encoding fumarylacetoacetate hydrolase family protein: MQLVQFVHQGATRCGYTEGDEIVGVDWSLRDALVLLAAGQNERITDARAARVPRSDVVLLPPVVPGSRVFCIGINYLDHQQESMDVFLATVPKAPVVFMKDLSTIAGPFDRLDLPSSVSVEFDWEAELGVVIGAPARNVSEEDSWDVVAGYTVVNDVSVRDRQIRHVQWTLGKNAPASTPVGPGIVDRDTIGINPDIEVTCRVNGVVKQNAFTRDLIFDIPRLIAEISQVTPLLPGDIIVSGTAAGVGFKRNPPEFLRDGDVVEVEIAGVGTISNRVRTEC; encoded by the coding sequence TTGCAGTTAGTTCAGTTCGTCCACCAGGGCGCCACGCGGTGCGGCTACACCGAGGGGGACGAGATCGTCGGTGTGGACTGGTCGCTGCGCGACGCGCTGGTGCTGCTGGCCGCCGGCCAGAACGAGCGCATCACCGACGCCCGGGCCGCACGGGTGCCCCGCAGTGACGTCGTGCTGCTGCCTCCGGTGGTGCCCGGCAGCCGGGTCTTCTGCATCGGCATCAACTACCTGGATCATCAGCAGGAGTCCATGGACGTCTTCCTGGCGACCGTGCCGAAGGCGCCGGTGGTGTTCATGAAGGATCTGTCCACGATCGCCGGTCCCTTCGACCGGCTCGACCTGCCGAGTTCGGTGTCCGTCGAGTTCGACTGGGAGGCAGAACTCGGAGTGGTCATCGGGGCGCCCGCGCGCAACGTGTCCGAAGAGGACTCCTGGGATGTGGTGGCGGGCTACACCGTCGTCAACGACGTGTCGGTGCGTGACCGCCAGATCCGGCACGTGCAGTGGACACTGGGCAAGAACGCACCGGCCTCCACCCCGGTCGGCCCGGGCATCGTCGACCGCGACACCATCGGTATCAACCCCGACATCGAGGTGACCTGCCGGGTCAACGGTGTGGTCAAGCAGAACGCGTTCACCCGGGACCTGATCTTCGACATCCCGAGGCTGATCGCCGAGATTTCCCAGGTGACACCGCTGTTGCCCGGAGACATCATCGTCAGCGGCACCGCCGCCGGTGTGGGCTTCAAGCGCAATCCGCCCGAGTTCCTCCGCGACGGCGACGTCGTCGAGGTCGAGATCGCCGGTGTCGGAACGATTTCGAACAGGGTCAGGACGGAGTGCTGA
- a CDS encoding alpha/beta hydrolase: MGYRSYPFHHGRDTVIAYPVTGAGVTTRVVESGSGDSVLVCLHGAGSRADRFVPVMPGLVAEGFRVLAIDFPGHGLAEKREDIDYTGQGFADVIAGVLDSLGLSKVTFLGTSLGGHVAAAIAVQRPDLVAGLVLIGSVGVSDFPQEFHTPPEVLSDGSVEGVRRKLTFLVSDPEMVTDSWVREESMINSSTGAKQALLKVSQWLDEDCNDFRQDAELAKRLPELPVLLVWGADDKWTPPSMGVEAQQNLPGAPLELMPGCGHAPYFENPDLFVELIRKHGVGGLK; the protein is encoded by the coding sequence GTGGGGTACCGCAGTTATCCGTTCCACCACGGTCGCGACACGGTGATCGCCTACCCCGTCACCGGGGCGGGCGTCACCACCCGCGTCGTCGAGTCGGGTTCCGGCGACAGCGTCCTGGTGTGCCTGCACGGCGCGGGATCCCGGGCCGACCGGTTCGTGCCGGTGATGCCGGGTCTGGTGGCCGAGGGCTTCCGGGTGCTGGCCATCGACTTCCCCGGCCATGGCCTCGCGGAGAAGCGTGAGGACATCGACTACACCGGACAGGGTTTCGCCGATGTGATCGCCGGAGTGCTGGACTCGCTGGGCCTGTCGAAGGTGACCTTCCTGGGCACGTCGCTCGGCGGCCATGTCGCCGCGGCGATCGCGGTGCAACGGCCGGACCTGGTGGCCGGACTGGTGCTGATCGGTTCGGTCGGCGTCAGCGACTTCCCACAGGAGTTCCACACCCCACCCGAGGTGCTCTCCGACGGCAGCGTCGAGGGTGTGCGGCGCAAGTTGACGTTCCTGGTCTCCGATCCGGAGATGGTGACCGATTCCTGGGTGCGCGAGGAGTCGATGATCAACTCCTCGACCGGAGCCAAGCAAGCCCTGCTGAAGGTCTCGCAGTGGCTGGACGAGGACTGCAACGACTTCCGGCAGGACGCCGAGCTGGCCAAGCGGCTGCCGGAGCTACCGGTGCTGCTGGTGTGGGGTGCCGACGACAAGTGGACCCCGCCGTCGATGGGCGTCGAAGCGCAGCAGAACCTTCCCGGTGCGCCCCTCGAACTGATGCCCGGCTGCGGGCATGCCCCGTACTTCGAAAACCCGGACCTGTTCGTCGAACTGATCCGCAAACACGGCGTGGGAGGCCTGAAATGA
- a CDS encoding ATP-binding cassette domain-containing protein, whose protein sequence is MMADENILTIEGLTVAYGKNRVLQDVSLHVPSAKITAVVGPNGAGKSTLLHALAGTAPVEAGRVLHRGQDIAKLPPYKRSRRGIMRTFQMPADFGRLTVLENLLIADRSVGGTGFLQVFTRPRRSWLPAQRDAVVKARALLAEFGLEAKENDYMGDLSGGQRRILELLRAVTTEPEMLLLDEPFAGVHASIIERISDFLVELRDRGISILMVAHELDAVERLTDAVVVMARGQVLFEGSMAAARREKEVVDAYVAG, encoded by the coding sequence ATGATGGCCGACGAGAACATCCTGACCATCGAAGGTCTGACGGTCGCCTACGGCAAGAACCGGGTGCTGCAGGATGTGTCACTGCACGTGCCCAGCGCCAAGATCACCGCGGTGGTCGGGCCCAACGGGGCCGGGAAGTCCACGCTGTTGCACGCACTGGCCGGCACCGCGCCGGTGGAGGCGGGCAGGGTACTGCATCGCGGCCAGGACATCGCAAAACTGCCGCCCTACAAGCGTTCCCGTCGCGGCATCATGCGGACCTTCCAGATGCCCGCCGACTTCGGGCGCCTGACGGTGCTGGAGAACCTGCTGATCGCGGACCGCTCGGTGGGCGGCACCGGGTTCCTGCAGGTGTTCACCCGGCCCAGGCGCAGCTGGCTGCCCGCTCAGCGCGACGCGGTCGTCAAGGCCCGGGCGCTGCTGGCCGAGTTCGGGCTCGAAGCCAAGGAGAACGACTACATGGGCGACCTCTCCGGAGGTCAGCGGCGAATTCTGGAGCTGCTCAGGGCGGTCACCACCGAGCCCGAGATGTTGCTGCTCGACGAACCTTTCGCCGGGGTGCACGCGAGCATCATCGAGCGCATCTCCGACTTCCTGGTCGAGTTGCGGGACCGGGGCATCAGCATCCTGATGGTCGCTCACGAACTCGACGCGGTGGAACGCCTGACCGACGCCGTCGTGGTGATGGCCCGCGGACAGGTGTTGTTCGAAGGATCCATGGCGGCAGCCCGCCGAGAAAAGGAAGTGGTGGATGCTTATGTCGCCGGATGA
- a CDS encoding sigma 54-interacting transcriptional regulator, with translation MTSPNDLPRTVGELRDSGHQERSIKAELRENLLARLAAGDDIWPGLFGFEDTVLPQVERALIAGHDFVLLGERGQGKTRLLRSLVGLLDEWTPAIAGSELGEHPYSPITPESIRRAADSGDDLPITWRHRSERYTEKLATPDTSVADLVGDIDPIKVAEGRSLGDPETIAYGLIPRAHRGIVAVNELPDLAERIQVSMLNVMEERDIQVRGYTLRLPLDVLVVASANPEDYTNRGRIITPLKDRFGAEIRTHYPLQLDAEVGVISQEAHLAAEVPEYLLQILARFARSLRESSSIDQRSGVSARFAIAAAETVAASARHRAALLGEQDPVARVVDLQNVIDVLRGKLEFESGEEGREQAVLEHLLRRATAETAQRLLGGIDVGPIVTAVENGSPVTTGERVSAREVLAALPEVPAVAQIQQRLDATSEGQRAAAIELALEALYLAKRIDKVSGEGETVYG, from the coding sequence GTGACATCACCTAACGATCTGCCCCGCACCGTCGGCGAGCTGCGTGACTCCGGCCATCAGGAGCGCAGCATCAAGGCCGAGCTACGGGAGAACCTGCTGGCCCGGCTCGCTGCCGGCGACGACATCTGGCCCGGTCTGTTCGGCTTCGAGGACACGGTGCTGCCGCAGGTCGAGCGGGCACTGATCGCCGGACACGACTTCGTGCTGCTCGGCGAACGCGGTCAGGGCAAGACGCGTCTGCTGCGGTCCCTGGTCGGTCTGCTCGACGAGTGGACCCCGGCGATCGCCGGTTCCGAACTCGGTGAGCACCCGTACAGCCCGATCACCCCGGAGTCGATCCGGAGGGCCGCCGATTCCGGCGACGACCTGCCGATCACCTGGCGGCACCGCAGCGAGCGGTACACCGAGAAACTGGCCACCCCGGACACCAGCGTGGCCGACCTGGTCGGGGACATCGACCCGATCAAGGTCGCCGAGGGCCGCAGCCTCGGCGATCCGGAGACCATCGCCTACGGCCTGATCCCGCGCGCCCACCGCGGCATCGTCGCGGTCAACGAGCTTCCCGACCTGGCCGAACGCATCCAGGTCTCGATGCTCAACGTGATGGAGGAGCGCGATATCCAGGTCCGCGGTTACACGCTGCGGCTGCCGCTGGACGTGCTCGTGGTGGCCAGCGCGAACCCCGAGGACTACACCAACCGCGGGCGGATCATCACCCCGCTCAAGGACCGGTTCGGCGCCGAGATCCGCACCCACTACCCGCTGCAGCTCGACGCCGAGGTCGGCGTCATCTCCCAGGAGGCACACCTGGCCGCCGAGGTGCCCGAGTACCTGCTGCAGATCCTGGCCCGGTTCGCCCGCAGCCTGCGCGAGTCCAGCTCCATCGACCAGCGTTCCGGCGTCTCGGCCCGCTTCGCGATCGCGGCCGCCGAGACCGTCGCCGCGTCGGCGCGGCACCGCGCGGCGCTGCTCGGCGAGCAGGACCCGGTCGCCCGGGTGGTCGATCTGCAGAACGTGATCGACGTGTTGCGCGGCAAGCTGGAGTTCGAGTCCGGCGAGGAAGGGCGCGAGCAGGCCGTGTTGGAACACCTGCTGCGGCGCGCGACCGCCGAGACCGCGCAGCGGCTGCTCGGCGGTATCGACGTCGGGCCGATCGTCACCGCAGTGGAGAACGGCTCGCCGGTCACCACCGGCGAGCGGGTGTCGGCCCGTGAGGTGCTGGCCGCGCTGCCCGAGGTGCCCGCGGTCGCGCAGATCCAGCAGCGCCTGGACGCGACGTCCGAGGGGCAGCGCGCGGCCGCGATCGAGCTGGCGCTGGAAGCGTTGTACCTGGCCAAGCGCATCGACAAGGTGTCCGGAGAAGGCGAAACCGTCTATGGCTAA
- a CDS encoding branched-chain amino acid ABC transporter permease translates to MNADLSFYIVTLVVYAAVAVIGCWGLELQYSDTGLLNLSYIVSVAVGGYTVALLSLGPPEAEGGTVVQEYFWGASLPFPLPFVGAVLAGMLVSLPIGLVALRRLRSDYQAVAMLSVALIAAALVVAMPGLLGGGHGLYLIPAPLKEELGLRSDEYSWLYAGFAVLLTMLAAWVVLRISRTPLWRVLRAVRENPEAADALGVNVTPVRLSAFAVGNGLGALSGAVLASFIGTYAPADWSYQETLILMGAVIVGGAGNRFGVLLGAMVLPVGLTEATRYLPQFGAPGTVDALQFVVVGLVILAFLWWRPQGVFPERKRTFGLDGTPVPFWDTLRPGSTGEVRTKQGVA, encoded by the coding sequence ATGAATGCGGATCTTTCCTTCTACATCGTCACGCTCGTGGTCTACGCCGCCGTGGCCGTCATCGGCTGCTGGGGGCTGGAGCTTCAGTACTCGGACACGGGTCTGCTCAACCTGAGCTACATCGTGTCGGTGGCAGTGGGCGGCTATACCGTGGCGCTGCTGTCGCTGGGACCACCGGAAGCCGAGGGCGGCACCGTCGTCCAGGAGTACTTCTGGGGGGCGTCGCTGCCGTTCCCGTTGCCGTTCGTCGGCGCGGTGCTGGCCGGCATGCTGGTCTCGTTGCCGATCGGTCTGGTCGCGCTGCGGCGCCTGCGCTCCGACTACCAGGCGGTGGCGATGCTGTCGGTGGCGCTGATCGCGGCGGCGCTCGTGGTCGCGATGCCCGGGCTGCTCGGCGGCGGGCACGGGTTGTACCTGATCCCGGCTCCGCTCAAGGAGGAGCTGGGCCTGCGATCCGACGAATACTCCTGGCTCTACGCAGGATTCGCGGTGCTGCTCACGATGCTGGCCGCCTGGGTGGTGCTGCGGATCTCCCGGACCCCGCTGTGGCGGGTGCTGCGGGCGGTGCGGGAGAACCCGGAGGCCGCCGACGCCCTCGGCGTCAACGTCACCCCGGTGCGGTTGTCGGCCTTCGCGGTCGGCAACGGCCTCGGTGCGCTCAGCGGCGCCGTTCTGGCCTCGTTCATCGGCACCTACGCACCGGCGGACTGGTCCTACCAGGAGACGCTGATCCTGATGGGCGCCGTGATCGTCGGCGGCGCAGGCAACCGGTTCGGTGTGCTGCTCGGTGCCATGGTGCTCCCGGTGGGCCTGACCGAGGCCACGCGCTACCTGCCGCAGTTCGGTGCCCCGGGCACCGTCGACGCCCTGCAGTTCGTGGTTGTCGGCCTGGTCATCCTCGCGTTCCTGTGGTGGCGCCCGCAAGGCGTCTTCCCCGAGCGCAAGCGCACCTTCGGCCTCGACGGGACGCCGGTGCCGTTCTGGGACACGTTGCGTCCGGGATCGACCGGCGAGGTCCGGACCAAGCAGGGAGTCGCATGA
- a CDS encoding branched-chain amino acid ABC transporter permease: MNLLVSATVFGVVIAAVLALAAVGFTLQYSVSNVFNLAFSETMVISGFAALGAANAGLPMAGAALVGVAAGVVVSLLLNHFVYQPFARRGVSVFQMLVISLAVSLVLANTLLALVGPLSFRYDVTPTVVFTIASAAVTDLQLVVIGLAVAAMAGMHLLLKRSRLGLAMRAASVDGGLAQSCGIATQRVVATAWAISGGLCGLAGVALFIISSSFSATSGRTFIVLVIAAAVLGGIGDAYGAMLGALVLGLATEVTAVWLDPSFKIAIALLVLIGVLMARPQGIRAEFSSGRALQV, translated from the coding sequence GTGAATCTCCTTGTCTCTGCGACGGTGTTCGGGGTGGTGATCGCCGCGGTGCTCGCCCTGGCCGCGGTCGGTTTCACCCTGCAGTACAGCGTCTCCAACGTCTTCAACCTTGCGTTCAGCGAGACGATGGTGATCTCCGGGTTCGCGGCCCTCGGGGCCGCGAACGCCGGGCTGCCGATGGCGGGCGCGGCGCTGGTCGGGGTCGCAGCGGGCGTCGTCGTGTCGCTGCTGCTCAATCACTTCGTCTACCAACCGTTTGCGCGGCGCGGAGTGTCGGTGTTCCAGATGCTGGTGATCAGCCTGGCGGTCAGCCTGGTCCTGGCCAACACGCTGCTGGCGCTGGTCGGCCCACTGTCGTTCCGGTACGACGTCACGCCGACGGTGGTGTTCACCATCGCCAGCGCGGCGGTCACCGATCTGCAGTTGGTCGTGATCGGGCTCGCGGTGGCCGCCATGGCCGGAATGCACTTGCTGCTCAAGCGTTCCCGGCTGGGGCTGGCCATGCGCGCAGCCTCGGTGGACGGCGGCCTGGCACAGTCGTGCGGTATCGCCACCCAGCGCGTGGTGGCCACGGCGTGGGCCATCTCCGGAGGATTGTGCGGGCTGGCCGGCGTCGCCCTGTTCATCATCAGCTCGTCGTTCTCGGCGACCTCGGGCCGCACGTTCATCGTGCTGGTGATCGCCGCCGCGGTGCTCGGCGGAATCGGTGACGCCTACGGCGCGATGCTCGGTGCACTGGTGCTGGGGCTGGCGACCGAGGTGACCGCGGTGTGGCTGGACCCCAGCTTCAAGATCGCGATCGCGCTGCTGGTGCTGATCGGCGTGCTGATGGCGCGGCCGCAGGGCATCCGTGCGGAGTTCTCGTCAGGAAGGGCACTACAGGTATGA
- a CDS encoding amidohydrolase family protein: MTDRWLLIENGTVVDGDANPPIPNCAVLVHNARIVKVGAVDRETDIPRGARLEVIDARGKTVMPGLIDIHCHMTYGLARTEEEIGIYTPPELRTLIAAANVEKVLAAGVTSISQPGGSYYIGVGLREGIKQGIVHGPRMTSAGRYLTTSNGLTDWFPDATGNPDSSTGKLTNTLDEMKDEIRRQKKAGVDLIKLADSPFGDFQAFTDDELKFCADLAHQLGMQITIHARGDGEMNAAVEAGFDHIMHGNHMSDATIEKLAKSQIPLAPTQLLMHHIVEFAETLRVRPNISEATKRMNDATMDSLHRAYAAGVKFAMGTDSGFSLVPYGQWHARELEMLMLYTGMSSLEAIQAGTKHGANAMGLPDDLGVLAEGKLADIIVVDGDPVADIKVLYQPGKVETVILNGEVQSFPEDIRTRFIRNDYLPNEYGWDLLSYERAYEGAETPKTQLDWTSEQRMDVVNDVRKYEKVGAQPAAE; this comes from the coding sequence ATGACCGATCGTTGGCTGCTGATCGAGAACGGAACCGTCGTCGACGGCGACGCGAACCCGCCGATCCCGAATTGCGCTGTGCTGGTGCACAACGCGCGGATCGTCAAGGTCGGCGCAGTGGACCGCGAGACCGACATCCCGCGCGGCGCGCGGCTGGAGGTGATCGACGCCCGCGGCAAGACCGTGATGCCGGGGCTGATCGACATCCACTGCCACATGACCTACGGGCTGGCCCGCACCGAGGAAGAGATCGGCATCTACACGCCGCCGGAGCTGCGGACGTTGATCGCCGCGGCGAACGTCGAGAAGGTGCTGGCCGCCGGCGTCACGAGCATCTCCCAGCCCGGTGGCAGCTATTACATCGGTGTGGGGCTGCGCGAGGGCATCAAGCAGGGCATCGTGCACGGTCCCCGGATGACCAGCGCGGGAAGGTATCTGACCACCAGCAACGGCTTGACCGACTGGTTCCCCGATGCCACAGGTAATCCGGATTCGAGCACGGGGAAGCTGACCAACACCCTCGACGAGATGAAGGACGAGATCCGCCGCCAGAAGAAGGCCGGGGTGGATCTGATCAAGCTGGCCGACAGCCCGTTCGGTGACTTCCAGGCGTTCACCGATGACGAACTGAAGTTCTGTGCCGATCTCGCTCATCAGCTCGGGATGCAGATCACCATCCACGCCCGCGGCGACGGGGAGATGAACGCGGCGGTGGAGGCCGGGTTCGACCACATCATGCACGGCAATCACATGTCGGACGCCACCATCGAGAAGCTGGCCAAGAGCCAGATCCCGCTGGCCCCGACCCAGCTGCTGATGCACCACATCGTGGAGTTCGCCGAGACGCTGCGGGTGCGCCCGAACATCTCCGAGGCGACCAAACGGATGAACGACGCGACGATGGACAGCCTGCACCGCGCGTACGCGGCCGGGGTGAAGTTCGCGATGGGCACCGACAGCGGCTTCTCGCTGGTGCCGTACGGCCAATGGCATGCCAGGGAGCTGGAGATGCTGATGCTCTACACGGGCATGAGCTCGCTGGAGGCCATCCAGGCCGGCACCAAGCACGGCGCCAACGCGATGGGCCTGCCCGACGACCTCGGGGTGCTCGCCGAGGGCAAGCTGGCCGACATCATCGTCGTCGACGGAGACCCGGTGGCCGACATCAAGGTGCTCTACCAGCCTGGCAAGGTCGAGACCGTCATCCTCAACGGCGAGGTCCAGTCCTTCCCCGAGGACATCCGGACCCGCTTCATCCGCAACGACTACCTACCGAACGAGTACGGCTGGGATCTGTTGAGCTACGAACGGGCCTACGAGGGTGCCGAAACCCCGAAGACCCAACTCGACTGGACCAGCGAGCAACGTATGGACGTCGTCAACGACGTCCGCAAGTACGAGAAGGTGGGCGCGCAGCCCGCCGCGGAGTAG